A genome region from Flavobacterium sp. CFS9 includes the following:
- a CDS encoding queuosine precursor transporter, whose amino-acid sequence MFKTRREIVFVVLAGIFITNAVVAELIGGKLIQIGPFVMSIGILPWPIVFLTTDLINEYFGEKGVKKLSFITACLIAYAFLILFMAIVIPAAKGISPVNDEQFKAVFGQSMWIIVGSLIAFMASQLIDVWIFWFFKRRTGERKIWLRTTGSTVISQLFDSFIVLGIAFWLPGKIDFDTFISSGLTGYIFKLSVAVLLTPAIYAGHHLIKKYLDKDPVHEKSKHLNDGE is encoded by the coding sequence ATGTTTAAAACCCGTAGAGAAATTGTTTTTGTAGTACTAGCCGGTATCTTTATAACCAATGCTGTCGTAGCTGAACTTATTGGAGGAAAATTAATCCAGATTGGCCCTTTTGTAATGAGTATCGGTATTTTACCGTGGCCGATTGTCTTTCTGACAACCGATTTAATCAATGAATATTTTGGCGAAAAAGGAGTCAAAAAGCTGTCCTTTATTACGGCTTGTCTGATTGCTTATGCTTTTCTGATCTTATTTATGGCAATCGTAATACCCGCGGCCAAAGGAATCAGTCCGGTTAATGACGAGCAATTTAAAGCGGTTTTCGGACAAAGTATGTGGATCATTGTGGGGAGTTTAATTGCCTTTATGGCTTCTCAATTGATTGATGTCTGGATCTTCTGGTTTTTCAAAAGACGTACCGGAGAGCGAAAAATATGGCTCAGAACAACTGGATCAACTGTAATCTCACAATTGTTTGATTCTTTTATTGTACTTGGAATTGCCTTTTGGTTACCCGGAAAAATTGATTTTGACACCTTTATTTCCTCAGGACTAACAGGTTACATTTTCAAACTGTCTGTAGCTGTTTTACTGACACCGGCGATTTATGCAGGACATCACCTGATTAAGAAATATTTAGACAAAGATCCTGTTCACGAAAAATCCAAACACCTAAATGATGGAGAATAA
- a CDS encoding M3 family metallopeptidase yields the protein MKKLMTIFLMGTTLFAADAQTIQDNPLVQKWKGPYGGVPAFNEYQVSQFKPAIEFAIQEKLSEIDAIANNPKAPTFENTIAAMERSGATMDRISTVYGIYRSNLSSPEFSAIDREMSPKFSEFSDKINQNKKLFARIETLYNAKESKKLTSEQQRLIWLYYTNFVRQGAKLNETDKTKVAAINKELASLFTRFSQNLLAEEQNQYVELKTESDFDGLPEEVKKAAIAEAKDRKLNVMGCIANTRSSIEPFLTFSTRRDLREKAFEIFVKRGDNGNANDNNSTAVSILELRTQKAKLLGFPTFAHWSLSNKMAKDPQKTLDLMLSVWEPAVAKVREDVAEMQKIADAEGGKFKIQPWDYRYYAEKVRKAKYDLDQNEVKPYLQLEKLREGMFWVAGELFNLNFKQITNVPVYHPDVRVWEVTNKLTGKAVGLWYFDPYARAGKRSGAWMNAYRNQERMDGDVLTIVSNNCNFVKGAPNEPILISWEDASTLFHEFGHALHGLCSNVTYPSLAGTSVARDYVEFPSQLLEHWLATPEVLNKFALHYKTGEPLPKALVERIERAGTFGEGFSTVETISSSLIDMKLHLATEKIDPKKFEKETLDALHMPSEIVMRHRIPQFGHIFSGDGYSAGYYGYLWADVINADAWEAFTEGKGAYDKAVGKRLLDNIFSVGNTIDQEKAYENFRGRAPKSDALMRARNFPIKK from the coding sequence ATGAAAAAATTAATGACAATTTTTCTCATGGGAACAACCTTATTTGCGGCTGACGCACAGACCATTCAGGATAATCCACTGGTTCAAAAATGGAAAGGTCCTTATGGTGGGGTTCCTGCATTTAATGAGTATCAGGTTTCACAGTTTAAACCGGCAATTGAATTTGCGATTCAGGAAAAATTAAGCGAAATAGATGCGATTGCAAACAATCCAAAAGCGCCAACTTTTGAGAATACGATTGCTGCTATGGAGCGTTCAGGTGCAACAATGGATCGAATTTCGACTGTTTACGGAATTTACAGATCTAATTTAAGCAGCCCGGAATTTAGTGCTATTGACAGAGAAATGTCTCCTAAGTTTTCGGAGTTTAGTGATAAAATCAATCAGAATAAAAAACTCTTTGCAAGAATTGAAACACTTTATAATGCTAAAGAGAGTAAAAAGTTGACTAGTGAACAGCAGCGTTTAATATGGTTGTATTATACAAATTTTGTACGTCAGGGCGCAAAACTAAATGAGACTGATAAAACGAAAGTGGCTGCAATCAATAAAGAGTTGGCGTCACTTTTTACCCGTTTTAGTCAAAACTTATTGGCAGAAGAACAAAATCAATATGTGGAATTGAAAACAGAAAGTGATTTTGATGGTCTGCCTGAAGAGGTTAAGAAAGCAGCTATTGCTGAGGCTAAAGACAGAAAGCTGAATGTTATGGGTTGTATTGCTAATACACGTTCGTCAATTGAGCCTTTCCTGACTTTTTCTACACGCAGAGATTTAAGAGAGAAGGCGTTTGAGATTTTTGTAAAACGTGGAGATAATGGAAACGCTAATGATAACAATTCGACGGCGGTTTCTATCTTAGAATTAAGAACTCAAAAAGCTAAGTTATTAGGTTTCCCAACTTTTGCGCATTGGAGTTTATCGAACAAAATGGCAAAGGATCCTCAGAAAACTTTAGATTTGATGCTTTCTGTATGGGAGCCTGCAGTTGCAAAAGTGCGTGAAGATGTAGCCGAAATGCAAAAAATCGCAGATGCAGAAGGAGGTAAATTTAAAATTCAGCCATGGGATTACCGTTATTATGCTGAAAAAGTTAGAAAAGCGAAGTACGATTTAGATCAAAATGAAGTTAAGCCGTATTTACAATTAGAAAAACTAAGAGAAGGAATGTTTTGGGTAGCGGGCGAGTTGTTTAATTTGAATTTTAAACAAATTACAAATGTGCCGGTTTACCATCCTGATGTTCGTGTTTGGGAAGTAACTAATAAATTGACAGGTAAGGCTGTTGGTTTGTGGTATTTTGACCCTTATGCACGTGCAGGTAAACGTTCAGGAGCGTGGATGAATGCCTATCGAAACCAGGAGAGAATGGATGGGGATGTGTTAACGATTGTGTCTAATAACTGTAACTTTGTGAAAGGAGCTCCAAACGAGCCTATTTTAATCTCTTGGGAAGATGCTTCAACGTTGTTTCATGAGTTCGGACACGCGCTTCACGGATTGTGTTCAAATGTGACGTATCCAAGTTTAGCCGGAACTTCTGTAGCTCGTGATTATGTGGAGTTCCCGTCTCAATTATTAGAGCATTGGTTAGCGACTCCGGAAGTATTAAACAAATTTGCATTGCATTATAAAACAGGAGAACCTTTGCCAAAGGCTCTAGTGGAAAGAATTGAGAGAGCAGGTACTTTTGGAGAAGGATTTTCAACTGTTGAAACGATTTCAAGTTCATTGATTGATATGAAATTACATTTAGCTACAGAAAAAATTGATCCAAAGAAATTTGAAAAAGAAACTTTAGATGCCCTTCATATGCCTTCAGAAATTGTAATGCGTCACAGAATCCCGCAATTCGGGCATATCTTTTCAGGAGATGGTTATTCTGCCGGATATTACGGTTATTTATGGGCTGATGTGATCAATGCTGATGCATGGGAAGCTTTTACAGAAGGAAAAGGTGCTTATGATAAAGCGGTAGGTAAAAGATTGTTAGATAACATATTTAGCGTAGGAAACACTATTGATCAGGAGAAAGCCTATGAAAATTTCAGAGGAAGAGCTCCTAAATCTGATGCCTTGATGAGAGCCAGAAATTTTCCAATCAAGAAGTAA
- the tsf gene encoding translation elongation factor Ts: MATITAADVNKLRQSTGAGMMDCKKALVEAEGDFDKAIQILREKGQKVAANRSDRESSEGAAVSFINADNTKGAIITLNCETDFVGKNEAFVTLAKDLVEKAINFSSKEDFLASDFNGITVAEKLIEQTGVIGEKIEIGGFEILEGAFVGSYVHVNKIAALTAISAKVDNAETLTKDISMQVASMGADTLSYKDFDPAFVESELAARIAVIEKDNEEAARLGKTLKNVPKYISFSQLTPEVIKQAEEDAKAELKAEGKPEQIWDKILPGKVQRFISDNTTLDQEKALLDQNFIKDDSKKVGDYVKGFNVEITGFKRVTLG, encoded by the coding sequence ATGGCAACAATTACTGCTGCAGACGTAAATAAATTAAGACAATCTACAGGTGCCGGAATGATGGACTGTAAAAAAGCTTTAGTTGAAGCTGAAGGAGATTTCGATAAAGCTATCCAAATCCTTAGAGAAAAAGGACAAAAAGTTGCTGCTAACCGTTCTGACCGTGAGTCTTCTGAAGGAGCTGCTGTTTCTTTCATCAATGCTGACAACACTAAAGGAGCGATCATCACTTTAAACTGTGAGACTGACTTCGTAGGTAAAAATGAAGCTTTCGTAACTTTAGCTAAAGATTTAGTTGAAAAAGCGATCAACTTCTCTTCTAAAGAAGATTTCTTAGCTTCAGATTTCAACGGAATTACTGTTGCTGAAAAATTAATCGAGCAAACAGGTGTTATCGGTGAGAAAATCGAAATCGGTGGTTTCGAAATTTTAGAAGGTGCTTTCGTTGGATCTTATGTTCACGTTAACAAAATTGCTGCTTTAACAGCTATTTCTGCTAAAGTTGACAACGCTGAGACTTTAACAAAAGACATCTCTATGCAAGTAGCTTCTATGGGAGCTGATACATTATCTTACAAAGATTTTGATCCTGCTTTCGTTGAATCTGAACTTGCTGCCCGTATTGCTGTAATCGAAAAAGATAATGAAGAAGCTGCACGTTTAGGAAAAACTTTAAAAAATGTTCCTAAATACATCTCTTTCTCTCAATTAACTCCTGAAGTTATCAAACAAGCTGAAGAAGATGCTAAAGCTGAATTAAAAGCTGAAGGTAAACCAGAGCAAATTTGGGACAAAATCCTTCCAGGAAAAGTACAACGTTTCATCTCTGATAACACTACTTTAGATCAGGAAAAAGCTTTATTGGATCAAAACTTCATCAAAGATGACAGTAAAAAAGTTGGTGATTACGTTAAAGGATTCAACGTTGAGATCACAGGTTTCAAAAGAGTTACTTTAGGTTAA
- the rpsB gene encoding 30S ribosomal protein S2, whose amino-acid sequence MANKIEVKELLEAGVHFGHMTRKWDPNMAPYIYMERNGIHIINLYKTAAKIEEANEALKKIAASGRKILFVATKKQAKDIVADKAKAANMPYITERWPGGMLTNFVTIRKAVKKMSSIDKMKKDGTFNTLSKKERLQVDRLRAKLEKNLGSIADMSRLPAALFVVDIKAEHIAIKEAQKLNIPVFAMVDTNSDPREVDYVIPANDDASKSIDKILSLVTTAVIEGLSDRGSEKEVEVAEEAAPAAEAEAAPATEE is encoded by the coding sequence ATGGCAAACAAAATAGAAGTAAAAGAATTACTAGAAGCAGGTGTTCACTTCGGACACATGACTAGAAAATGGGATCCAAACATGGCTCCTTACATTTATATGGAGCGTAATGGTATTCACATTATCAATCTATATAAAACTGCAGCTAAAATTGAAGAAGCTAACGAAGCTTTGAAAAAAATCGCTGCATCAGGTAGAAAAATCTTATTCGTAGCTACCAAAAAACAAGCAAAAGACATCGTTGCTGATAAAGCAAAAGCTGCAAACATGCCTTACATCACTGAAAGATGGCCAGGTGGAATGCTAACTAACTTCGTAACTATCAGAAAGGCAGTTAAAAAAATGTCTTCTATCGATAAAATGAAGAAAGATGGTACTTTCAACACGCTATCTAAAAAAGAGCGTTTGCAAGTTGATCGTTTACGTGCTAAATTAGAGAAAAACTTAGGTTCAATCGCTGATATGTCTAGACTACCTGCAGCATTGTTCGTAGTAGATATCAAAGCTGAACATATCGCAATAAAAGAAGCACAAAAATTAAACATTCCAGTTTTCGCAATGGTTGATACGAATTCTGACCCAAGAGAGGTTGATTACGTAATTCCAGCAAATGATGATGCTTCTAAATCAATTGACAAAATTTTATCTTTAGTGACTACTGCAGTAATCGAAGGTCTTTCTGACAGAGGTTCTGAAAAAGAAGTTGAAGTAGCTGAAGAAGCTGCTCCTGCTGCTGAGGCTGAGGCTGCTCCTGCAACTGAAGAATAA
- the rpsI gene encoding 30S ribosomal protein S9, which produces MGVIHKIGRRKTAVARVYVSEGTGKITVNKKEFATYFPTATLQYKVLQPLSMTENAGNFDVKVNVYGGGSTGQAEAVRMALARVMCEVNIENRAILKPEGLLTRDPRMVERKKFGQKKARKRFQFSKR; this is translated from the coding sequence ATGGGAGTTATTCACAAAATCGGTAGAAGAAAAACCGCTGTTGCACGTGTATATGTTTCTGAAGGAACAGGAAAAATCACTGTAAACAAAAAAGAATTCGCAACTTACTTTCCAACTGCAACTTTACAATACAAAGTTTTACAACCATTATCTATGACAGAAAATGCTGGTAACTTTGATGTAAAAGTAAACGTTTACGGAGGTGGTTCAACTGGTCAGGCAGAAGCTGTAAGAATGGCATTAGCACGTGTAATGTGTGAAGTGAACATCGAAAACAGAGCTATCTTGAAACCAGAAGGTTTATTAACTAGAGATCCAAGAATGGTTGAGCGTAAGAAATTCGGTCAGAAGAAAGCTCGTAAGAGATTCCAATTCTCTAAACGTTAA
- the rplM gene encoding 50S ribosomal protein L13, whose protein sequence is MDALSYKTISANKATITKEWIVVDAEGHNLGRLASKVAMILRGKYKPSYTPHVDCGDNVIVINSEKINLTGTKMNDKIYMRHTGYPGGQRTLTAKVLQSKNPALLVEKAVKGMLPKNKLGAELFRNLNVVVGAEHTHGAQKPRTVNLNDLK, encoded by the coding sequence ATGGACGCATTAAGCTACAAGACAATTTCAGCGAACAAAGCCACTATCACTAAAGAGTGGATTGTTGTTGATGCTGAAGGTCATAACTTAGGTCGTCTTGCTTCAAAGGTTGCAATGATCTTAAGAGGTAAGTACAAACCAAGTTACACACCGCACGTTGACTGTGGAGATAACGTAATTGTTATCAACTCAGAAAAAATTAACCTTACAGGTACAAAAATGAATGACAAAATTTACATGCGTCATACAGGTTACCCAGGAGGACAAAGAACTTTAACTGCTAAAGTATTGCAATCTAAGAATCCTGCATTATTAGTAGAAAAAGCTGTAAAAGGAATGTTACCTAAAAACAAATTAGGAGCTGAACTTTTTAGAAATCTAAATGTTGTTGTAGGTGCTGAGCATACTCACGGAGCTCAAAAACCTAGAACTGTTAACCTAAACGATCTTAAGTAA
- a CDS encoding ferritin-like domain-containing protein, with protein MNILKFIETFTDDSLMRSTGSRRDSFNQFGNIGKTLAYASIPFGLSAMANKALAKDITATPATPIGALQFALTLEYLENEFYAMALDSGVIPAGENGGRDLKVFQQIAAHESDHVAFLIKGLGGTMSPNFVPKPTFDFTVGGAFDPFHDYPTFLALAQAFEDTGVRAYKGQAANLITTPDLLTAALQIHSVEARHASEVRRLRGLKGWISNSERGAGMPAATQAVYDGEGVTVQAGFNTAASFGAAAGSEAYDEPLTTQQVVDIANLFIV; from the coding sequence ATGAATATTTTAAAATTTATAGAAACGTTTACTGATGATAGCTTGATGAGAAGCACTGGTTCAAGAAGAGACAGTTTTAATCAGTTTGGAAATATTGGAAAAACACTGGCTTATGCCTCAATCCCTTTCGGATTATCTGCAATGGCGAACAAAGCACTAGCAAAAGACATTACCGCAACACCGGCAACTCCAATCGGAGCTCTGCAGTTTGCCTTAACTTTAGAATATCTGGAAAACGAATTTTATGCCATGGCATTAGATTCAGGTGTGATTCCGGCAGGAGAAAATGGGGGACGCGATTTGAAAGTTTTCCAGCAAATAGCTGCGCACGAGTCAGATCACGTTGCTTTTTTAATAAAAGGACTGGGCGGTACAATGAGTCCCAACTTTGTTCCTAAACCTACTTTTGACTTTACCGTTGGAGGAGCTTTTGATCCGTTTCATGACTACCCAACCTTTTTGGCACTAGCACAAGCCTTTGAAGATACAGGTGTTAGAGCCTACAAAGGTCAGGCAGCAAATTTAATCACTACACCGGATTTATTGACTGCCGCATTACAGATTCACTCTGTAGAAGCCCGTCATGCTTCTGAAGTACGACGATTAAGAGGATTAAAAGGATGGATCTCTAACAGTGAGAGAGGCGCAGGAATGCCTGCCGCAACACAAGCTGTCTACGATGGCGAAGGCGTTACCGTACAGGCAGGATTCAACACCGCAGCTTCGTTTGGAGCTGCTGCAGGATCAGAAGCTTATGATGAGCCGCTTACGACACAACAGGTCGTTGATATTGCCAATTTATTTATTGTTTAG
- a CDS encoding ferritin-like domain-containing protein, with amino-acid sequence MKNEVKIHEVDPSLNNRRSFLKLSGLTLVGAGLLMAGCSDNDNDDDMEDTTLPGIRNGVFDLGSGDFGVLTYAYALEQLEADFYTKVVNSTSFNVTFNPIERQVLTDLYHHEVIHRDFFKAALTGALPDPSSQLLPSLAFNYGSLNFNSRTEVLATAKALEDTGVAAYNGAGKLIKSADYLLLAGKIVSVEARHASAIRSLINPNSKDFAGDDIVNASTGLDVAQDPSKILPIAGGFITTKFTAKYLP; translated from the coding sequence ATGAAAAACGAAGTTAAAATTCATGAAGTTGATCCTTCATTGAACAACAGAAGGAGCTTTCTTAAGCTCAGCGGCCTAACATTAGTTGGCGCAGGCCTTCTTATGGCCGGGTGCAGCGATAACGACAATGACGATGATATGGAAGACACTACGCTGCCCGGAATCAGAAACGGAGTCTTTGATTTAGGGTCCGGCGATTTTGGAGTACTGACCTACGCGTATGCTCTGGAACAGCTGGAAGCCGATTTTTATACTAAAGTCGTAAACTCAACAAGCTTTAATGTTACTTTTAATCCTATCGAACGTCAGGTATTAACAGACTTGTATCATCACGAAGTCATTCACAGGGATTTTTTCAAGGCCGCCTTAACAGGAGCACTTCCTGACCCAAGTTCTCAATTGCTTCCCTCCTTGGCTTTTAACTATGGTTCTTTAAATTTCAACAGCCGTACCGAGGTTCTTGCGACAGCAAAAGCTCTTGAAGATACCGGAGTTGCCGCTTATAATGGAGCAGGAAAGCTAATTAAAAGTGCTGATTATTTACTTTTAGCCGGAAAAATTGTTTCGGTAGAAGCCAGACACGCCTCAGCTATCAGAAGCTTAATCAATCCTAACTCTAAGGATTTTGCCGGCGATGATATTGTAAACGCAAGTACCGGTTTGGATGTTGCTCAGGATCCTTCCAAAATTCTACCCATTGCAGGAGGCTTCATTACCACAAAATTCACAGCCAAATACTTACCTTAA
- a CDS encoding LacI family DNA-binding transcriptional regulator — protein MKAKATLKQIAKELGVSVSTVSKALNDSPEISEQTKVKIKEYAKLKNYKPNVIGLNLKNRKTKTIGVIIPNILNSFFAKVFSGIEKVADKKGYNVITCISNESLEKEVHTLEMLSNGTIDGFILSVSEEAQKLEDYGHFSAIIADGTPIVMFDRIADGVECDKVIVDDFDSALNSTQHLIDLGCKNIALISSVDNLSVGKLRADGYLKALADNNIPVNENIIIRTDSEDDMKSKIDSIFEHKIDAIFALDENDSVAALRVSLKKGYKVPEDISIIGFADGILASRRLSPSLTTVSQHGVEIGEVAARQLIKRLEEESEEETSDYETIVIKTKLKERESTRKA, from the coding sequence ATGAAAGCTAAAGCAACTCTAAAGCAAATTGCGAAGGAACTGGGTGTTTCTGTATCGACTGTTTCTAAGGCATTGAATGATAGCCCGGAGATCAGTGAGCAAACAAAGGTGAAGATTAAGGAGTATGCCAAACTCAAAAATTATAAACCGAATGTTATTGGTTTGAATTTAAAGAATCGTAAAACCAAAACAATAGGTGTAATTATACCTAATATACTTAACTCCTTTTTTGCAAAGGTTTTTAGTGGTATCGAAAAAGTAGCCGATAAAAAAGGATATAATGTAATTACTTGTATTTCGAACGAATCTCTGGAAAAAGAAGTTCATACGCTTGAAATGTTAAGCAATGGAACGATTGACGGATTTATATTGTCAGTATCTGAAGAAGCGCAAAAATTAGAAGATTACGGTCATTTCTCGGCGATCATCGCTGATGGAACTCCTATTGTGATGTTTGACAGAATAGCAGACGGAGTAGAATGCGACAAAGTAATAGTAGACGATTTTGATTCTGCTTTAAATTCAACACAGCATTTAATTGATTTAGGATGCAAAAATATAGCGCTGATTTCGTCAGTAGATAATTTGAGCGTTGGGAAATTAAGAGCCGACGGTTACTTAAAAGCATTAGCAGATAATAATATTCCGGTAAATGAAAATATCATTATTCGTACCGACTCTGAAGATGATATGAAGAGTAAAATCGATAGCATTTTTGAACATAAAATTGATGCCATTTTTGCTTTAGATGAGAATGATTCGGTGGCTGCTTTACGCGTAAGCCTGAAAAAAGGATACAAAGTTCCGGAAGATATTTCAATTATAGGTTTTGCAGATGGAATTCTGGCTTCAAGACGTTTGTCGCCAAGTTTAACAACGGTGAGCCAGCATGGAGTGGAAATAGGCGAGGTCGCAGCCAGACAGTTAATCAAACGTTTGGAGGAGGAATCTGAAGAAGAAACATCAGATTATGAAACAATCGTTATCAAAACAAAACTGAAAGAACGAGAGTCTACGAGAAAAGCTTAA